One window from the genome of Desulfonatronum thiodismutans encodes:
- a CDS encoding HD domain-containing protein, with protein sequence MLKELELVKQEAKSLAGVQPPPRFYDRFAPELAFSKELFFDHPLVIRCCEDVLPFLADDYGHGIDHAKKVAVESGAIVLAEARAWGMDQARHLCLLAQLSGLQHDICRLEPEHALRGAELSFQILADFPLTDRDKAMIAFAIRNHEAFRPMETSFDHLEELLASCLYDADKFRWGPDNFGTTLWEICDYEEWCLREILAKFPEGVERIRSIANTFRTEVGKTFGPEFIEMGLHLGNRLYTLLQRQCPSQDQAMSATN encoded by the coding sequence ATGTTGAAAGAACTTGAGTTGGTGAAGCAAGAGGCCAAAAGTCTGGCCGGCGTTCAACCTCCGCCGCGTTTTTACGACCGCTTCGCGCCGGAGTTGGCCTTTTCCAAGGAATTGTTTTTTGATCACCCCTTGGTTATCCGATGTTGCGAAGACGTTCTGCCGTTTCTCGCCGACGACTACGGCCACGGAATCGATCATGCCAAAAAGGTCGCCGTGGAGTCCGGGGCCATTGTCTTGGCCGAGGCCCGGGCCTGGGGCATGGATCAGGCCAGGCATCTGTGTCTTTTGGCGCAGTTGAGCGGACTGCAGCACGACATCTGCCGCCTGGAACCGGAACACGCGCTCCGGGGAGCCGAACTCTCCTTTCAAATTCTGGCCGATTTCCCCTTGACGGACAGGGACAAGGCCATGATCGCCTTCGCCATCCGCAACCATGAGGCCTTCCGCCCCATGGAAACCTCTTTCGATCATCTGGAAGAACTACTGGCGTCCTGCTTGTACGACGCGGACAAATTTCGGTGGGGACCGGACAACTTCGGCACCACGCTCTGGGAGATCTGCGACTACGAGGAATGGTGTCTGCGGGAGATCCTGGCAAAATTTCCGGAGGGCGTCGAACGCATCCGGTCCATAGCGAACACCTTCCGCACTGAAGTTGGAAAGACGTTCGGCCCGGAATTCATCGAAATGGGCCTCCATCTCGGCAATCGACTGTACACGCTTTTACAACGGCAATGCCCATCCCAGGACCAAGCCATGTCCGCGACGAACTGA
- a CDS encoding N-acetyltransferase has translation MTELSAIYIRKARIQDVRTIHGLLMDCSKQGLLLPRSYNQLYSHLRDFFVLAPSQGGAILGCCALSIAWEDLAEVRSLAVVSECRGQGWGRRLVEACLSDAITLGIYRVFTLTYQATFFERIGFQVVSKDNLPQKVWADCLHCPKFPDCDEIAMAIDM, from the coding sequence ATGACCGAACTTTCCGCGATTTACATCCGCAAGGCCCGGATTCAGGATGTCCGCACCATCCATGGATTGCTGATGGACTGTTCCAAGCAGGGCCTGCTGTTGCCGCGCTCCTATAATCAACTTTACAGCCATCTGCGGGACTTTTTCGTCCTGGCCCCGAGCCAGGGCGGGGCGATTCTCGGGTGCTGCGCCTTGAGCATCGCCTGGGAGGATTTGGCCGAGGTCCGTTCCCTGGCCGTGGTCTCGGAGTGCCGAGGCCAGGGTTGGGGGAGACGATTGGTGGAAGCGTGTCTGAGCGACGCCATCACCCTGGGCATTTACCGGGTTTTCACCTTGACCTATCAGGCGACGTTCTTCGAGCGGATCGGATTTCAGGTGGTCAGCAAGGACAACCTGCCCCAGAAGGTCTGGGCCGATTGTCTGCACTGCCCCAAGTTCCCGGACTGCGACGAAATCGCCATGGCCATTGACATGTAG
- a CDS encoding homocysteine S-methyltransferase family protein translates to MSQKVRELIQSGKILLFDGAMGTQLQARGLQPGQSPEEFGDRNPEVIARIHEDYLNAGAMFLTTNTFGGTRFKLPPDLDPRSFNRKMAETARSSAKDKGFVAGSVGPTGELLAPLGKVGFSELVDAFAEQIAGLAQGGADLIQIETQFDLGEIRAAVVAARQVCDLPVAVSMTFESGSSLTGTSPLTFLDTMQNLGVDLIGTNCSLGPEGLEEIIRAMLPRATTPLLVQPNAGLPILENGKTVFPLQPHPFAERMLRFPALGVQGVGGCCGTSPDHIRAMALALRDVDVASLKARDVTEGPDLILTSRAVSVCIGPREPLVIIGERINPTGKKQLTAQFQAGEHGLALDMAGQQIAQGAGVLDVNVGAPMVDETVLLPDLVSTLTARFPTPLSIDSSKPEAIEAALRRYPGSPLVNSISGESGRMEALGPLCRTYGAPFILLPLAGSDLPETASQRLKIIENLLQRAEDLGIPRRLIMVDALALTVSSKPESARHCLRTIRACREKWNLPTVIGLSNISFGLPARELLNSTFLTMAMAHGLCAVIAHPGARRVQEALAAGEVLLARDAQAKTFVGGYADWSAGGGAAAGSGAAVKGGLAAKPALTLGEAVIQGDKDRILDLLEAALQDGARPGTLLDEELIPAIMEVGRRYETREFFLPQLILSAETMQRAFDRLTPLLQEDAGDAQRARIVMATVEGDIHDIGKNIVCLMLRNMGFEVHDLGKDVPAETIVRAAQDKQAGLIGLSALMTTTMVRMEDTVRMVKELGLSTKVMVGGAVVTEHFAQSIGADGYAPDAVAAVRLAAKLLGEHGRNRAEVS, encoded by the coding sequence ATGAGTCAAAAGGTCAGGGAGCTGATTCAATCCGGAAAAATACTTCTGTTCGACGGGGCCATGGGAACGCAACTTCAGGCCCGTGGGCTGCAACCCGGGCAATCGCCGGAAGAGTTCGGGGACCGTAATCCGGAGGTGATCGCTCGGATTCATGAGGATTATCTGAACGCCGGGGCGATGTTTTTGACCACGAATACCTTCGGCGGGACCCGGTTCAAGCTGCCTCCTGATCTCGACCCGCGCTCCTTCAACCGCAAGATGGCCGAAACGGCCCGGAGTTCCGCCAAAGACAAGGGCTTCGTGGCCGGCAGCGTCGGTCCCACCGGAGAGCTGCTGGCGCCGTTGGGCAAGGTCGGTTTTTCGGAGCTGGTGGACGCCTTCGCGGAACAGATCGCCGGGCTGGCCCAAGGCGGCGCGGACCTGATCCAGATCGAGACCCAGTTCGACCTGGGCGAGATCCGGGCGGCCGTGGTGGCGGCCCGCCAGGTTTGCGACCTTCCCGTGGCCGTTTCCATGACCTTTGAGTCCGGTTCCAGCTTGACCGGCACCTCGCCGCTGACCTTTCTGGACACCATGCAGAATCTTGGGGTGGACCTGATCGGAACCAATTGCAGCCTCGGTCCTGAAGGCCTGGAGGAAATCATCCGAGCCATGCTGCCCCGGGCGACCACGCCGCTTTTGGTTCAGCCCAACGCCGGGCTGCCGATCCTGGAGAACGGAAAGACGGTGTTTCCGCTGCAACCCCACCCCTTTGCCGAGCGAATGCTCCGTTTTCCGGCTTTGGGCGTTCAGGGCGTCGGAGGCTGTTGCGGCACCAGTCCGGACCATATTCGAGCCATGGCTCTGGCTTTGCGAGACGTGGACGTCGCTTCGCTCAAGGCCCGTGATGTGACCGAGGGACCGGATCTTATCCTGACCTCCAGGGCCGTTTCGGTTTGCATCGGGCCGAGAGAGCCGTTGGTGATCATCGGCGAGCGGATCAATCCCACGGGCAAAAAGCAGTTGACGGCCCAGTTTCAGGCCGGGGAACACGGTCTGGCCCTGGACATGGCCGGTCAGCAGATCGCCCAGGGGGCCGGGGTGCTGGACGTCAACGTCGGTGCGCCCATGGTGGACGAGACCGTCCTGCTGCCGGACCTCGTCTCCACCCTGACCGCCCGTTTCCCCACGCCCTTGAGCATCGATTCCAGCAAGCCGGAAGCCATCGAAGCGGCCTTGCGCCGGTATCCGGGGTCGCCCCTGGTAAATTCCATCAGCGGAGAGAGCGGCCGGATGGAAGCATTGGGGCCGCTTTGCCGGACCTATGGCGCGCCGTTCATCCTCTTGCCCCTGGCCGGCAGCGATCTGCCTGAAACCGCGTCCCAACGGCTGAAGATCATCGAGAATCTACTGCAACGGGCCGAGGACCTCGGGATTCCCCGGCGTCTGATCATGGTGGACGCCCTGGCCCTGACCGTCTCCTCCAAGCCGGAGTCCGCCAGGCACTGTCTGCGGACCATTCGGGCTTGTCGGGAAAAGTGGAACCTGCCCACGGTGATCGGCCTGTCCAATATTTCCTTCGGCCTACCGGCCCGGGAGCTGCTGAACAGCACGTTTTTGACCATGGCCATGGCCCATGGCCTCTGCGCGGTCATTGCCCATCCAGGGGCGCGGCGTGTACAAGAAGCTTTGGCCGCCGGGGAAGTGCTGCTGGCCCGGGACGCTCAGGCCAAGACCTTTGTCGGAGGCTACGCCGACTGGAGCGCCGGGGGAGGGGCGGCCGCGGGTTCCGGGGCCGCGGTAAAAGGCGGCCTTGCGGCAAAGCCCGCTTTGACCCTTGGGGAAGCGGTGATCCAGGGCGACAAGGACCGGATTCTGGACCTCCTGGAAGCGGCCTTGCAGGACGGAGCCCGGCCTGGAACATTGTTGGACGAGGAGTTGATCCCGGCGATCATGGAAGTGGGGCGGCGGTATGAAACCCGCGAATTTTTTCTGCCCCAATTGATCCTTTCCGCGGAGACCATGCAACGGGCCTTTGATCGGCTGACGCCCTTGCTCCAGGAGGACGCGGGCGACGCGCAACGGGCTCGGATCGTCATGGCCACGGTGGAAGGGGATATTCACGACATCGGCAAGAACATCGTCTGTCTGATGCTGCGCAACATGGGATTCGAGGTACACGATCTGGGCAAGGACGTACCTGCCGAGACCATCGTCCGGGCCGCCCAGGACAAACAGGCCGGTCTGATCGGCTTGTCCGCGCTGATGACCACGACCATGGTCCGCATGGAAGATACGGTCCGGATGGTCAAGGAACTCGGCCTCTCCACCAAGGTCATGGTGGGCGGGGCCGTGGTCACGGAGCACTTCGCGCAATCCATCGGCGCGGACGGGTACGCCCCGGACGCCGTGGCCGCGGTTCGTCTGGCCGCCAAATTGCTTGGAGAGCACGGTCGGAACCGGGCCGAGGTTTCTTGA
- a CDS encoding TlpA family protein disulfide reductase translates to MKTLLLPTLLLLALVALIPYRVCWASGSTDMPVMDVQGFGDFLLEQRGKVVVVDFWATWCGPCRKKLPALMACRDRFSEEEVAMLGISLDFNPETLRSFLKVNQLNYPISLAEDGFGAELGVQAIPLLHVYDAAGELVIVEEGLTSPETLCQEVGRLIAP, encoded by the coding sequence ATGAAAACACTGCTTCTTCCCACGCTCCTGTTGTTGGCTTTGGTTGCCCTGATTCCGTATCGGGTCTGCTGGGCCAGTGGGAGCACTGATATGCCGGTGATGGACGTTCAGGGGTTTGGCGACTTTTTGCTTGAGCAGAGAGGCAAGGTGGTGGTCGTGGATTTCTGGGCCACCTGGTGCGGACCATGCCGCAAAAAATTACCGGCGCTGATGGCATGCCGGGACAGGTTTTCCGAGGAAGAGGTGGCCATGCTCGGTATTTCCCTGGACTTTAACCCGGAAACGTTGCGCAGTTTTCTGAAGGTCAATCAGTTGAACTACCCAATTTCCCTTGCCGAGGACGGTTTTGGCGCCGAGTTGGGCGTACAGGCCATTCCTTTGCTGCATGTCTACGACGCGGCCGGAGAACTGGTTATCGTCGAGGAAGGCCTGACATCACCCGAAACACTGTGCCAGGAAGTTGGCCGTTTGATCGCCCCATGA
- a CDS encoding sigma-70 family RNA polymerase sigma factor, whose translation MKQKTRVTTTATASRGSAQRKQGFHHAELSDDVADDLATNASEDVSHDAVDPEVELDIESEIRPEPTPKAKSENDSDAALDDDPEITGAPGPIDLSLTPSSPAIRDSMQLYLREVNRFPMLKPDEEFTLIRQYREQKDTKAAFRLISSHLRLVVRIAMDFQRSWMQNILDLIQEGNVGLMKAVQKFDPERGIKFSYYASFWIKAYILKFIMDNWRMVKVGTTQTQRKLFYNLGKERQRLLNQGFDASTASLSKSLNVSEQDITEMDQRLGSSDMSLDAPFSEDTSMTRMDMLPALSTPVEDLLAEEQMVVLLKKQIKKMMPELNDKERDVLEQRLMNEEPVTLREIGEKYNITRERVRQIEARLIEKIRENFSRNLATATNKGTEDHVERT comes from the coding sequence ATGAAGCAAAAGACTCGAGTCACCACGACCGCGACTGCTTCCAGGGGCTCAGCCCAACGGAAGCAGGGTTTTCACCACGCCGAACTATCGGATGACGTGGCGGACGACTTGGCGACCAACGCGTCTGAAGACGTGTCGCACGACGCGGTTGACCCCGAAGTCGAACTGGATATTGAATCCGAAATTCGACCCGAGCCAACCCCTAAGGCAAAGTCGGAAAACGACTCCGATGCCGCTCTTGACGACGATCCCGAGATCACTGGGGCTCCCGGGCCCATCGACCTTTCCCTGACGCCCTCCTCCCCGGCGATCCGGGACTCAATGCAGCTTTACCTGCGGGAAGTGAACCGTTTTCCAATGCTCAAGCCGGATGAAGAGTTCACCCTGATCCGCCAATACCGGGAGCAAAAAGACACTAAAGCCGCGTTTCGGCTGATCTCTTCCCACCTGCGTCTCGTGGTCCGCATCGCCATGGACTTTCAACGCAGCTGGATGCAAAATATCCTGGACCTGATCCAGGAAGGCAACGTCGGCCTGATGAAGGCCGTGCAGAAGTTCGACCCGGAACGGGGCATCAAGTTTTCCTACTACGCTTCATTCTGGATCAAAGCCTACATTCTCAAGTTCATCATGGACAATTGGCGCATGGTCAAGGTCGGCACGACCCAGACCCAGCGCAAGCTCTTCTACAACCTCGGCAAGGAACGACAACGCCTGCTCAATCAGGGCTTTGACGCCAGCACGGCTTCCCTGTCCAAAAGCCTCAACGTCAGCGAACAGGACATCACGGAGATGGACCAGCGGCTGGGCAGTTCGGACATGTCCCTGGACGCTCCGTTTTCCGAAGACACCAGCATGACCCGCATGGACATGCTGCCCGCGCTGAGCACGCCCGTGGAGGACCTCCTGGCCGAAGAGCAAATGGTCGTCCTGCTCAAAAAGCAAATCAAGAAAATGATGCCCGAACTCAACGACAAGGAGCGGGACGTCCTGGAACAGCGCTTGATGAACGAGGAGCCCGTGACACTTCGAGAGATCGGAGAAAAATACAATATCACCAGGGAACGGGTCCGGCAGATCGAGGCCCGTTTGATCGAAAAAATCAGGGAAAATTTCTCACGGAACCTGGCAACCGCGACCAATAAAGGAACGGAAGACCATGTTGAAAGAACTTGA